TCGAAGGAGGCGGCCCGGCGAGCGGCAGGGCCGCCGTCACGTGCCAGTGGCGGTCCTCGCGCGGCCCGGCCGCGAAGGTGCCGTGCAGCAGGTCGACGCGTTCGCGCATGCCGAGCAGCCCCGCGCCCGCGCCCGTCGCGCGCGACGCGGTCCTGGCGTGGTACGGGCTCGTCACGGCGATGCGGAGCGCGTCGGCCGACTGCGTGAGCGTCACGGTGACCTCGCCGGGCGCGGCGTGCTTGACGGCGTTGGCCAGGGACTCCTGAACGACGCGGTAGGCCGCGAGCTCGACCGGCGCGGGCGGGCGCGGCGCGTCCCGGGGGCGTTCGTCGCGCAGGGTGAAGTCGAGCCGGCCCGCGCGTCCCGCGCCGCGGGCGCCGTCGAGCAGCGCGTCGAGGCCGTCGAGACTCGGCGACGCCTCGATGGTCTGCCCGCCGCCTGCCTCGCGCAGCAGCCCGATGAGGCCGCGCATCTCGGCGAGGCCCTGGGTGCTGTTCTCCCTGATCACGCCCAGCGCGTCGCGCGTGGCCGCGGGCTCGTCCAGGGACAGCGCCGCGGTGGAGTGGATCGCGATGGCGGTCAGGTGGTTGGCGACGCGGTCGTGCAGCTCGCGCGCCATCCGGGCGCGTTCCGCCGCGACGGCCTGGGCGCGGTCCTTCTCGGCGAGCAGGGCGGTCTGCTCGGCGCGCAGCCGCTCGGCCTCCGCGACGTCGCGGTGGTTGCGGACGATCAGCCCGGTCCAGGCGGGCGCCACGGTGGTGGCGGCGGCCACCGCGCCGAACAGCAGGGCGTCCGGGGTGCGGAACCAGGCCAGCGTGCCGAGGGTGACGGCCACGGAGAAGACCACACTGCCGGGCACCACGGCCCGGGTCGGGCGGGCCCGGCCGTAGAGGGCCGCCGCGTACACGAGATCGCTGAACAGCACGATCACCACGAGCAGCCCGCCGCCGAGGAAGTCGAGGACGAGGCCGGCCGTGCCGAGCAGCAGGGCCGTGCCGGGCGCGTTGCGGCGCAGCAGCTCGGCGCCGCACGTGAGCAGCAGGCCGGCCGCGGCGGCCGGGCCGTGCAGGACGGAGGCGCTCCACGTGTGGAAGCCGAAGGCGAACGAGGCCAGTCCGCCGACCAGTCCTGCCGCCGCGATCAGCGCGTCGTCGCGGAGGGGGCGGAGCCGGCTGAGCATGCCCCTATCTCAGCACGCCGGGGCGCGCGGTGGGCACCGTCGTCCGGTGTACATCGAACGATGCAGGCCGGTGCCCGCGGATCGGCGCGCGGGCCGATGGCGCGGGCCGCGCCGTCCGCCAGTCTTGAGGACGGGACACCGAGGGGGAACCAGGGGAATCCGGGGAAGCCCAGGGGGAGGAGAACACCGTTGATCGTCTCGTTCATCGTCGCCGCCGAGATCGGCTTCTGGCTCGTGCTCGGCGCCGGTCTCGCCGTCCGCTACGCGCTGCGCCGACCGCGCCTGGGCGGTGCGCTGCTGCTGTGCGTGCCGCTGATCGACGTGCTGCTGCTCACGGCGACGGCCCTGGACCTGCGGCGCGGCGCCGAGCCCTCGGGCGCGCACGGCCTCGCCGCGCTCTACCTGGGCTTCACCGTGGCCTACGGCCACTACCTCGTCCGCTGGGCGGACGGGCACGCGGCGCATCGTCTCGCCGGTGGGCCGCGCCCGCCGAAACCGCCGCGGTACGGGACGGCGCGGGCCGTGCACGAGTGGCGGCTGTGGGCGATGACGCTCGTCGCCGCGGCCATCTCGCTCGCGGTGCTCCAGGGCATGATCTGGGTCGTCGGGGACGCGGAGCGCGACGACCCGCTGCGCGCGTGGCAGGGCACCGCGCTGCGCGCGCTCGGCATCCACGGGCTCATCGCGCTGAGCTATTCGGTGTGGCGGAAGAAGGCGCCCGAGGGCGAGCCCGCGGCCGGCGGTGCTCCCGGCGAGCGGCCGGGCGCGGCGGGCAGGGAACGCGAGTCCGGGCGTTGGTGAGCGGGAACGCGGGCCCCGCGCGGTCCCGCGTCGCCAGCGCCCCGCTAGCGGTTCTCGCCCGGCACCCAGAGCACGTCGCCTGTGGCCTTGTTCGCGGTCCGCGCCAGGATGAACAGCAGGTCGGACAGGCGGTTCAGGTAGGTGGCGGTGAGCGGGTTCATCCGGGGGCCGTGCTCGTCGAGCGCCGCCCACGTGGAACGTTCGGCGCGCCGCACGACGGTGCACGCCTGGTGCAGCAGCGCGGCGCCGGGCGTGCCGCCCGGCAGGATGAAGCTGCGGAGTTTCGGCAGGTCGGCCAGGAAGCGGTCGCAGTCGGCCTCCAGGCGGTCGATGTAGGACTGCTCGACGCGCAGCGGCGGGTGCTCGGGATCGGGCACCACCGGGGTGGCCAGATCGGCCCCGACGTCGAACAGGTCGTTCTGGACCCGGGTCAGCACCGCGCCGACCTCCTCGGGCAGCGCGCCGAGGGCGAGCGCGGTGCCGATGACCGCGTTGGCCTCGTTGGCGTCGGCGTAGGCAGCGATGCGCAGGTCCGTCTTGGCCGTGCGGCTCATGTCGCCGAGCGCGGTGGTGCCGTCGTCCCCGGTCCGTGTGTAGATGCGCGTGAGGTTGACCATGCGGTGAGCTTAAGGGCCGCCCGCCGGCGCGCGGCCCCCGCGCGTGGGCCGCGGCGCTGACGGTCCGCCAAACTGGTGCGGGCACACGCCCGTTGAGTCGCGCCGAACGCGGCGCCGCGCGGCCGGTGGGGCGGGAGTCACACCGTGACGCGCGTCTCTTCCGTTCCCACGGGCGCACCCGTCTCGCTAGGGTCTGGGGTTCCGGCCCGGCACGCATCAAAGGAGATCAACGTGGCCAGGAAGCTCGCCGTCATCGGGGCCGGCCTCATGGGGTCAGGCATCGCGCAGGTCGCCGCCGTCGCCGGCTGGGACGTCACCCTGCGCGACCTCACCGACGCCGCGCTGTCCAGGGGCCGAGCCGGCATCGAGTCGTCGCTCGCGAAGTTCACCGCGCGCGGCAGGCTGACGGAGGACGACGCGTCCGCCGCGCTCGCGCGCGTGACGACGACGACCGACCTGGACGCCGCCGCCGACGCGGACCTCGTCGTCGAGGCCGTCTTCGAGCAGGTCGAGGTCAAACAGGAGCTGCTGCGGACCCTGGACGGCCTGGTGCGGGACACCGCGGTGCTGGCCTCCAACACCTCCGCCATCCCCATCACCAAGCTCGCCGCCGCGACCGGCCGCCCGGACCGCGTCGTGGGCACGCACTTCTTCTCCCCGGTGCCCATGATGTCGCTGTGCGAGCTGGTCAGGGGCCACCGCACCAGCGACGAAACGCTGGCCACGGCACGGGAGTTCGCCGAGTCCGTGGGCAAGACCTGCATCGTCGTCGAACGCGACGTCGCCGGCTTCGTCACGACCCGGCTGTTCGCCGCCCTGCTCACGGAGGCGGCGCGCCTGTACGAGGCCGGGGTGGCCAGCGCCGAGGACATCGACGCCGCCTGCCGGCTCGGGTTCGGGCACGCGATGGGTCCGCTCGCGACCGCCGATCTGACCGGTGTCGACGTGATGCTGCACGCCTCGCAGAACATCCACGCCGAGACGCAGGACGGGAAGTTCGCGCCGCCGGAACTGATGCGGCGCATGGTCGACGCCGGGGACCTCGGGCGCAAGAGCGGGCAGGGCTTCCACCGCTACTGAGGGGGGAAGCCGGGCGCGGGGCCGTTCCCGCGCTGCTCAGACCCGGTCGGGAACGGGCCGGCCGCGCCGCGCCGCGAACGGGCCGGACGGCCGCGCCCGACGGCATCAATCACCTCCACGAGTGATTTCGGTATCGCTTTGAACACAGACAGCAACTCTTGGGTCAGGAAGCTGTCACATTTATCAGTCATTGACATTGGTTGACAGCCGTCACGGGCAGCGGTCACCAGCAGCCGTCCCAGGGGAGCGGGGAGCGTATATGCAGATCGAAGGCGACCATGCGGAGCTGGTCGTCGGCGGACGCCTGGACGTGCGCAGCGCGGCGGACGCCAGAATGGCGCTGCACCGTGCTGTCGACGCCGGCCAGGGGGACCTGGTGCTCGACCTTGAGCACCTCGACTCCTGCGACGCCACGGGCCTCGGCGTGATCATGGGCGTGCACCGGCGCGCGGGCCGGTGCGGCCGGCGGCTGGTGCTGCGGGCCGTTCCGCCGCACGTGCAGCGCGTCCTGGTCGCGACGCGCCTTCACCGCATCCTCACGATTGCCCCGTAATTCCCGGATTATTCCGACGTGTTGCGCGACACCGGTCACGAGGCGCACGAGTCTCGACGGTAGCGTGGGCCCCCACAGGCCGCCTGGCCGCCCCGCTTCCGAAAAGACACTGACCATGGACCTCACTCACCCCGCAGGGGGCGCGGACGACGGACCCGTCAGGGCCGTGGAGCTGGTCACGGGTGACTTTCTGCTCACCATCAATCCCGTGGACGGCAGCGGCATCGAGTCCTGCCCGCCCGGACGCCGCCCCATCGTGCCCCGCCGCGGCCCCGCCGGCGCCTCGCCCCAGCCGCCCTCGCCCACGGCCCTGCTCGAACGTGACGAGGACCGGCAGCGCCTGCGCCGCATGCTCGCCCGCGGCGGCTCTGTGCACCTCGCGGGCGCTCCCGGCAGCGGGCGCACCGCGTTGCTCGACGCCGTGGCACGCGACTGCGCCGACCTCGCCCCCGACGGGGTCATCCACCTCAGCGGCCGGGGCCGCACGCCCACCGACCTGCGGCACGCGATGTACGCGGCCGTGCACCACACACCGGCCCACCGGCCGGGGCCGACCGAACTGGCCGCCGCGCTGCGGCAGATCGGGGCGATCGTCGTCATCGACGACATCGCGTTCGGCGGTGCGGCGCTCGACGACCTGTTCGACGCCACACCCGAGTGCGCGTTCCTGATCACCGCGGACGCCGACGTGCCGCTCTCCGTGGCCGAAGGGCGCCTTGAGGCGTTCGAGCCGGACGGCCTCAGCCGCACCGCGTCCCTCGAACTGCTCGAACTCGCCATCGGCCGCCCCCTCGACGAGACCGAGACCGACTGGGCCGCGGACCTGTGGTTCGAAACGGAGGGCCTGCCGCTGCGCTTCACGCAGGCCGCGGGACTGCTGCGGCACCGCGAGCCGGGAGCCGCCGCCCCGCTGCCCGACGCCGCGACCCTCACCGCCACCCTCGTGCGCGCCCTGCCCGAGGGCGCGCGGGAGATCCTGCGCTACGCCGTCGCCCTGGGCGGCGACGTGCCAGGACCCGAGCGGCTGCCCGCGCTCACCGGCTACCCGGCCGCCGCGGACGACCACGCCGCCCTCGTCGCGGCCGGGCTCCTCACCGAGGCGGGCGCGGGGCACCGCCTGGCCCCCGGCACCCTTCCCGAACTGCTCGCGGCCGGCTTCGGCGAGGGGTCGGCCGACCGGCTGCTCGCCCTGGCCCAGCACTACACCTGGTGGCTCGGCGGCGCCGAACTCGCCACCGCGGCCGTCACGGCCGAGACGGAACCGCTGCTCACCGCGATCGACCTGGCCAGGCGCGCGGGACACGACGCGGCGGTCGCCGCGCTGGCCCGCGCCGCCGCCCCCCGGCTGGCCGCCGGGCTGCGCTGGAGCGCGTGGGAACGGGCGCTCGACGCCGGTCTTGAGGCGGCGGGGACGGCGGGGGAGGAGGCGCAGCAGGCGTACTTCCGGCACGAGCGCGGCGTTCTGGCCATCACGCAGGGCCAGCTCGACCGGGCCCGTACCGAGCTGACCGCCTCGACCGCGCTGCGCGACAGCCTCGGCGACGTGAGCGGCGCCGTCGCGGGCCGCCGCGCCCTGGCCCTCGTCGAGGACATCGGCTCAGGCCGCGCCGCGACCCCGGCCGACGGCGTGCCCACCGTGGGCCTGCCGGCGGGCCTGCTGACCGCCGCCGCGGCGGCCACCACGGCCCGGCTCCCCGCCGCGTCCGCGACGCCGCCGGCCGGTACCGAGGCCGCGACGCAGGCGATACCCCGGCACGCGTCGGCCGCTGGTCCCGCGCCGCGCGCCACGGCGGCGGCCCGCCGCCGCAACGCCGTCGTCGCCGCGGCCGGGACCGTGCTGCTCGCGGTGCTCGGCACGGTCGTGGCGTTCGGCCTCACGGGCGGTTCTGACGACCCCGAGCCGGACGACGGGCGCAACACCGCGCCCGCGGGCGTCGAGGACGAGGCCACGACCGAGGACGAGACCACACCGGCGGAGGAGCGGGAACGCACCGAGCCCGAGGCCGATGAGAGCCCGGCGGCGCCGCCGAGCGCGCCGGAGACCACCCCGGAGGACGAGGCCACCACCGAGGAGCCGGAGCGGGAGCCGGACTCAGGTGCGACGGAGGAGACCACGCCCGACGCCCCGGAGACGCCGGGCGGCCCCGGCACCCCGACCGAGGAGCCGACCACGCCGCCGGTGACGCAGGAGCCGCCGCCGGACACCGAGGAGCCGCCACCGCCGACGACGGAGGAGCCCCCGCCGCCGACCACGCCGCCGGGCGAGGACGACGGCGGCGGGGGCGGCGCCCCTGGCGGCGGGGGCGAGGACGACGAGGGCGGCACCAACGTCGGTGCGCCCCCCACCTCCACGGGCGACCCGACGGCCACCGGCGACCCCACGGCGACCGCGTCCGAGTCCCCGGGCGGGCCGGTCGTCTGAACGAGTCGCGCCCCGCCCCCGGCCCGCCCGCACCAGGCGGGCCGGGGGCGGGGCCGTGCCGGCACGGCATGCGCCGACGGAGTCACCGCCCGCGTCGCGGCCTCAACGCACCGCCGCGCGCGGCCCGTTGGGGCGCCGGTCTTGCGGGCGAGGCGTTCTGCTGTCGGCCGATACGGCTGCGCCTCCGCCCGCGCGGGCGGCAGGATCATCCCATGCGGCCGACCTTCGTTCTCCTGCACAGTCCGTCCGTGGGCCCCTCGACGTGGCGCCCCGCGGCCCGGCACCTGGCGGCGGCGGGGCACCGGGTGCGGGTGCCGTCCCTGCTGCGCGCGGGTGCCGGAACGCCCCCCTTCTGGCCGCGGGTGGTGGAGGCCGTCCGCGACGATCTGCGGCAGGTCCCGGCCGCCAGCCCCGTCACGTTGGTGGCGCACAGCAACGCGGGCCTGCTCCTCCCGGTAATCCGCGCGGGCCTCGACCATCCGCCGGGCGGCGCGGTCTTCGTCGATGCCGCGCTGCCGGCCCGGACCGGCTCCAGCCCGGTCGCCCCACCCGAGGTGCTGGAGTTCCTGCGCCCGATGGCGGTGGACGGCAGGCTGCCCCGCTGGACCGATTGGTGGGACGAGGCGGACATCGCGCCCATGTTCCCCGACCCGGAGGTGCGCCGTACGGTCGTCGAGGAGCAGCCGACCCTGCCGCTGGCCTACTACGAACAGCACATCCCGGTGCCCGGAGGCTGGGACGGCCACCCCTGCTCCTACCTGCTGTTCAGCCCCCCGTACGGCGGCCTCGCCGCCGAGGCCCGCGCACGCGGCTGGCGCGTGGCGCACCTGCCCGGCACGCACCTCCACCAGCTCGTCGACCCCGCCGGAACGGCCCGGCACCTCGCCGACCTGGCCTCCGCCCGGTGAGCCCCCGCGGCACCCGCCCTAGAACAGCCGCAGCTTGTCGTCCTCGACGCCGCGCAGCGCGTCGTAGTCGAGGGTCACGCACCGGATGCCGCGGTCCGTCGCCAGCGTGCGGGCCTGCGGCTTGATCTCCTGCGCCGCGAACACCCCCTGCACGGGCGCGAGCAGCGGGTCGCGGTTGAGGAGTTCGAGGTAGCGGGTCAACTGCTCGACGCCGTCGATCTCCCCGCGCCGCTTGATCTCCACCGCGACCGTTCCGCCCTCCGCGTCCCGGCCCAGGATGTCCACGGGCCCGATCGCCGTGGGGTACTCGCGCCTGATCAGCGACCAGCCGTCGCCGAGGGTGTCCATGCGGTCCGCGAGCAGTTCCTGAAGGTGCGCCTCGACGCCGTCCTTGATCAGCCCGGGGTCCACGCCCAGCTCGTGCGAGGAGTCGTGCAGGACCTCGGCCATCGTGATGATCAGCTTCTCGCCGCCCTTGTTCTGCACGGTCCACACCCGGGCGCCGTCCTCGTTCTCGGCCTCCTTGAGCGTGCACGGCGGCGACATCCAGTTCAGGGGCTTGTAGGCCCGGTCGTCCGCGTGGATCGAGACGGACTGGTCGGCCTTGACGAGGATCAGCCGGGGCGCCAGGGGGAGATGGGCGGTGAGCCGGCCGGCGTAGTCGACCGAGCAGCGGGCGATGACGAGACGCATGGGCCCACCCTAGTGCGACGCCCGCGGGCCCCCGACCGGCCGGTCCCCACCGAGCGGACGTGCGGCCGGAGCCGGCGACGGCGGTGCCTCGCGGTGTGCCGTGCCAGGACACCGGGGAGCGGAGGCCTCACTCGTCCGAGAGGAGATAGTCCAGCCCCTCGACGGTGTGCCACACCATGAGCTGGTCCATGGTCACCGCGTACACGGCGGCCCGGTCGCGCAGCTGCTCGTAGGTCAGTCCGGCCCGCCGCAGCAGTGCCTCGCGGTGTGCGAGAGCTTCCGCGCGGGACAGGTGGATCACCGTCGGCATCGTGCGGCCCGTCACCTTCCGCAGCCGTCCGCGGGGACGGGCGTCCCGCGGGCGGGCCGCTCCTCGGTGCCGCGGCGTTCCTCCGCCCGCAGGCGTTCGAGGAACGCGATCGTCGCGGCCGGCGGCATCGCCAGGTCGCGGACCCGGTCGTAGACGGTGCGCAGCCGTTCCATCTCCCGTTGCTCGCGGACGAGTTCACCGGAGCAGCCCGAACCCGCGCACACCACCGTGCGTCCTGTGGGCAGCCAGAGCAGCGCGAGGTCCGTCGCGGTCAGCCCGTGCGGTCCGGCGGAGAACGGGAGCACGTGCAGCGTGATGTTGGGGTGCGCGGCCATCTCCACCAGGTGCGCGAGCTGGCGCCGCCAGGCGGCGCGGTCGGCCAGCGGGCGGCGCAGCACCGCCTCGTCGAGCACGGCCCGGAAGTCGGCCGGGTCGTCCGCCGTCAGGATCAGCTGCCGCGCCAACCGGGCCGCCACCTGCGGCTCGACATCCCCGTGCCCCGGGCGCGCGGCGCGCAGCGCCTCGCGCGCGTACTCGGCGGTCTGGAGGAGCCGGGGCACCACGCCGGCCGCGTACTGGTGGATCGCCCTGGCCTGGGCTTCGAGCCGCAGGTAGCCGCCGTGCTCCTCGCGCGCGGCGTCGTCGCGCGCGAGTTCCCACAGCATCATCAGGTGCGGCGTGGTGCCGTAGGCGGAGTCGAGCGCGGCGATGACGTCGGGACCGCCGAGCCCCTCGCCCCGCTCCAGCTTGTGCAGGTGCGTGTGGTCCCAGCCCAGCTTGTCCGCGAGGCGGCGCAGCGACCAGCCGGCCTCGTTGCGCAACCGGTCCAGCTCCTGGGCGAGCATGAGCCGCGCGGAGGGCCGGTCGCGCCCCGTGATCGGTTTCCTCGCCGGCATGGACACACCTCTCCGCTCGCGAATCTGCTGACGGACCGTGGTCCGCGACGCGGTCACAGTAGGTGCGTACCGGCCGGCCCGTAGGGTGTTCCGGCAAACGCCACCCGGACGGGCAGGCCATGGCACGGCCGTCGCACGGCGTCGCGCCGGTGCGCCCGGGAGCGTGGCGGATGTGCGCCGGCGTGACCGGTGTCATGGGTGGCGGCGGTGGGATTCCGCGCTGGCCGGATATCGGTCCGTTCCCCTGACATGAACGGGCCAGGCGGCCTACCGTGGGCGCGGGGGGCACCGCCGACCTCCGCTCGCGCCGCCGCGCGGCGGCCGGCCCGGCGGCGGTGTGCTCTCCGGCCGTCCGCCAGACCCCTGGCCAGGGGTCGCGAGAGGAGAAGCCCATGTCGCTCGACGTCTCACCGGCACTGCTCGAACAGGCCGAGCGGGGCGATGTCGACGAAGCGGAGTTCGTCGACTGCGTCCGCACATCCCTGCCCTACGCGTGGGACATGATCAGCAACCTGGTGGCCCGGCTGAAGGTGGACGGCGGGGACTTCGCCGACAACACCGTGCCGCCGCCCGACGAGGCGGCCCGCGGCCAGTTGCTGCGCGCACTGGCGAGCAACGCCATCCGGGGTGCTCTGGAACGGCACTTCGGCGTGCGGCTCGCGTTCCAGAACTGCCACCGGGTGGCGGTCTTCCCGCTCGACACGTCCGAGGCGCCGGACGCGGCACTGGCCCGGTTCACCTCGATCCGCGGCCAGTTGCTCAACCAGTCGCCGGAGCTGCGGGACTGCTGACGGCCGTGCCGCGCCGTGCTGCCGTGCCTGCCGCTCCGCCGGGCAGGAGCGGCAGCACGTCCGCGGCGAGCCGCCGCACGTTCGTCTCGGTGGCGGCCAGGTCCCCCGAGCCCTCGACGAGCAGGGCGAAGCGCGTGATGCCGGTGCGTTCCGCGGTCGCGGCCAGCCGGTCCGCGCACAGCTGGGGCGTACCGACCGGGTGCAGCTCGCACAGCAGTTCCGTGTAGGCGAGCGGGTCGCGCATCGAACGCTCCCTGCCGTCGGCGGTCCTGTGCGCGTCGAGTCCCCGGCGCAGCCAGCCGGGCAGGGCGCGGCGCAGCGTTTCGACGGCCTCCGTGTGGCTGTCCGCGACCTGGCACACCCCGGCGGCGACGTGGTCGGCCTCCGGTGCGCGGCCGGCGTCCACGGCCGACGCCCGCCAGTGCGCGACCATCGCGGCCTTCTCCTCGTCGCCGATGTGCATGCCGAGCAGCATCGGCAGGCCGTGCCGCGCGGCGAGCCGCACGGTGGCGGGCGAGGTGCAGGCGACGATCACCGGCGGCCGGTCGGAGGACCTGGGTACCACCGGTACCTCGGGGAAGCGGTAGCGGGCGCCGTCCGCGCCGACGCGCGGTTCGTTCAGCCAGCGCATCAGCAGGTCGAGCGATTCGGGGAAACCGTGTTCGAACGCCTCGATGCCGCCGCCGAACACCTCCAGATCGATCCACGGCCCGCCGCGCCCGACGCCGAGCGTGAACCGCCCGCCCGACGCGAGGTGCAGCAGGGCCGCCTGCTCGCCGAGGGCGACCGGGTGCGCGGTGGTCAGCACGCTGACGGCCGTGCCGACGCGGACGCGGCGGGTGCGGCCGAGGAGGAGTCCGGCGAGGGTCGCGGCGGAGGGGACGACTCCGTAGGGGACGAAGTGGTGTTCGGCGAGCCAGACCGCGTCGAGGCCCACCTCGTCCGCCACCTCGGCGGACCGCAGGGCCCGCGCCAGGGCCTCCCGTTCGCTCTGCCCCGGGTACTGACCTGCCAGCACAAATGTCCCAATCCGCAACGGCCGCATCGCCGTGGCCCCTCTCGCCGTGGTGGCCGAACCGCACCTGGCCCCGTTCTTCCGTGGGCACTAACGCGGAACGCGTGCCGGAGGCACGGGCCTGTGGCAAGTTCTTCGGATGATCATTCGGGAGGGGGCGGTGGGCGCCGCGTAGACTCGGAAAACAGCTTGCCGTCAGACCTCCGAGGTGTTCTCGTGTCCCCGCGTCGCAACCGTCCGCGCGCCTCAGGCCCGCCGCCCGGCGTGCGCGGGGCCGACTTCGGCATCGAGCGGACCGACCTGTGGCGGGGCGAGGAGTGGGTCGTCCGGCGGATAACGGGAGGCGCGGCGGCCAAGCACTACCGGTGTCCCGGCTGCGACCAGGAGATCCCGCCCGGCGTTCCGCACGTGGTCACCTGGCCGAGGGCCGGCGCGGTGGACGACCGCAGGCACTGGCACGGCGCGTGCTGGAACGCCCGGGACCGCAGGGGCGTACGCCCGTCGCGGTCACGGAACGCGCCGCGCTACTGAGGCCGTTGGGGCGCGCGACCGGTGAACGGCGCGGGCGCGCACACCCGGCGCCCGCCGGGTGTGCGCGCCCGCGCTTGCGACGCCGTCAGGCGTCCGTGGAGGTCAGCCGCGCGTAGGCGGCGACCAGGGCGCCCACCGTGACGCCCGCGAGCATGGCGAGCAACGGCCAGCCGGTGGCCGACTCGTCCCCCTCCATCGGCAGCCTGAACAGCGTGGCCAGGCCGTTGAGCAGCGAGAACTCGATCAGGGTGTCACGCAGCGACTCCAGGCTCTCGCCCATCATGAACATGGCCGCGAGCAGCGGGAGCAGCACCAGTCCGATCACCGTGGTGATCGCGCCGGCCGAGTGCCGGATCAGGGCGCCGAGGGACAGGCCGAGCACGCCGAGCAGCGACACGTACAGCGAGGCGCCGAGGGTCGCGCCCATCCAGTGGCCCGCGGTGGCGACGAGCTCCCCGTTCTCGATCGAGTCCTCCATCAGCGGGTCCTGCGCGGCGTACACCGGCACGTCCTGGTCGCCGAGCAGCGAGGAGTGGATCAGGGCGGTGAGCGAGGTCGCGACCAGCGTCATCACGAACGCCAGCGAGAAGAGCACGATCGTCTTGGCCAGCAGCACGCGCCCCCGGTGCGGGCAGGCCGTGAGCGTGGTGCGGATGCCGCCGGTGGTGTACTCCGAGGACATGACCAGCACGCCGAGCGTCATGATGCACAGCTGGCCGAACATCACGCCGAAGAAACCGCCCGACAGCAGCGGCCAGCCGACGTAGTCGTCGGAGCTGAGCGCCACCGCGAGGAGCAGGCCGACGCCCACGGTGATCACGAACATCAGCACCAGCGTCCACACCGTGGACCGGACCGACTTGATCTTGGTCCATTCCGAGGCGATCGCGTGGCCGAGGTGGGTGCGCACGACCGGGATCGGCGACGCGTAGCCGGACACGGCATGCGGCGGGCCCGGGTGGGCCGGGGGCTGGTGCGGCATCTGGGGCGGCAGGTGGGCCGGGGCGGTCATCGGGCGTCCTCGGGGCTGCTTGACGGGGTGGTCGGCTGCTGCGCGGGTTCGGCGCCGGGCGCCTTCCCCGTCCCCGGCTCGGCGGGCGGCGGGGCCTCGGACCGCACGGCGGGGGCGCCGAGCGCCACGGTCGCGCCGGCGGGCGGTGCGACGGCGGGGGCACCGAGCGCCATCGTCGCGCCCGCGGGCGGCTGGGCCGGCGCGTCGGCGGGCGGGGGAGCGGCGGGCGGCTGGGC
Above is a genomic segment from Streptomyces marincola containing:
- a CDS encoding LLM class flavin-dependent oxidoreductase; the protein is MRIGTFVLAGQYPGQSEREALARALRSAEVADEVGLDAVWLAEHHFVPYGVVPSAATLAGLLLGRTRRVRVGTAVSVLTTAHPVALGEQAALLHLASGGRFTLGVGRGGPWIDLEVFGGGIEAFEHGFPESLDLLMRWLNEPRVGADGARYRFPEVPVVPRSSDRPPVIVACTSPATVRLAARHGLPMLLGMHIGDEEKAAMVAHWRASAVDAGRAPEADHVAAGVCQVADSHTEAVETLRRALPGWLRRGLDAHRTADGRERSMRDPLAYTELLCELHPVGTPQLCADRLAATAERTGITRFALLVEGSGDLAATETNVRRLAADVLPLLPGGAAGTAARRGTAVSSPAAPATG
- a CDS encoding ABC transporter permease, with the translated sequence MTAPAHLPPQMPHQPPAHPGPPHAVSGYASPIPVVRTHLGHAIASEWTKIKSVRSTVWTLVLMFVITVGVGLLLAVALSSDDYVGWPLLSGGFFGVMFGQLCIMTLGVLVMSSEYTTGGIRTTLTACPHRGRVLLAKTIVLFSLAFVMTLVATSLTALIHSSLLGDQDVPVYAAQDPLMEDSIENGELVATAGHWMGATLGASLYVSLLGVLGLSLGALIRHSAGAITTVIGLVLLPLLAAMFMMGESLESLRDTLIEFSLLNGLATLFRLPMEGDESATGWPLLAMLAGVTVGALVAAYARLTSTDA
- a CDS encoding SCO5389 family protein, which translates into the protein MSLDVSPALLEQAERGDVDEAEFVDCVRTSLPYAWDMISNLVARLKVDGGDFADNTVPPPDEAARGQLLRALASNAIRGALERHFGVRLAFQNCHRVAVFPLDTSEAPDAALARFTSIRGQLLNQSPELRDC
- a CDS encoding ATP/GTP-binding protein, with product MSPRRNRPRASGPPPGVRGADFGIERTDLWRGEEWVVRRITGGAAAKHYRCPGCDQEIPPGVPHVVTWPRAGAVDDRRHWHGACWNARDRRGVRPSRSRNAPRY